CATTCGCCGCCCGCATGGGTCGCGGGCTCTTCGACCACCGCGAGGTCGAGCGATCCGCGCGCGAGCCAGTCCGCGAGTTCCGGCGACGAGCCGCAGACGATCGACATCTCCACATTCGGCCACGCCTCGGTGAACGCCTTGAAGATCGGCGAGAAACTTGCGCCGACCAGGTCGTACGGCACGCCGAGCCGCACCTGTCCTGCGAGCGGCCGCGCGGCCATGTCGGCCCAGATCTCGTCGTTCATCCCGAGCAGGCGCTTTGCCTTGCCGAGAAAACGCTCGCCGACCTGCGTCAGTTCCAGCTGACGCCCGACGCGTTCGAACAGGCTGGAGCCGAACGATTCCTCGAGCCGCTTGATCTGCTGGCTCACTGCGCCCTGCGTGAGGTGCAGCGTGTTCGCGGCGACCGTCATGCTGCCGCGCTCAGCGACGGCGACGAACGTGCGGACAAGAGAGATATCGAGGTTGTGGACAAGGTTGCGTGCCATCGTCGCATTATAGAAGCTAATACATGGCATCAGAATCTTTCGATTTTCTAATGATGGCCGGCTGGCTACAGTGACGTCTCTTTGGGTTACGTCAGCGTGTCCGCCATGTCCGTGCTTTCCTCCGTGTCTACTGCAGGCGCCGGTTCGCTTGCGCCGCTGCTCCTGTTCGTCGTCGTCGCGACGATCACGCCGGGCGGTGCAACCGCGCTCGCGACGGCGTCCGGCTCGCGCTTCGGCTTTCGCCGTTCGATTCCGCTGATGGCCGGCATCGCGGTGGGTCTCGCGTCGCTCGCGGCCGCATCCGCCGCCGGCCTCGCGAGCGTGCTGCTCGCAGCCCCCGCGCTGCAGACGGCGATGAAGGCGATCGGCAGCGCGTATCTGCTGTGGCTCGCGTGGCAGATCGCGCGCAGCGGGCCGCCGGATCTCAGGCGCGGCGCGCAGGCCTCCGCGATGCCGACGACGCTCGTCGGCGGCGCGTGTCTGCTGTGGCTCAACCCGAAAGGCTGGGCGATGGCGCTCGGCGCGGCCGCGTCGTTCGCGATGCTCGCGAACGGGCCGCTGCACCTCGCGCTGCTGCTCGCCTGTGCGTTCGGCGGCAGCGCGCTGGTGTCGATGGCGCTGTGGTGCGCGGCCGGCGTGCTGCTCGCGCGGCTGCTGCGTACGCCGCGTCAATGGCGAACCGTCAACACGGTACTGGGCATCCTGCTCGCGGTATCGATCATTCCGATGTGGAGATAAGCATGAGTAAAGCAGGATTCGCGGAAGCGTTCGATCTCGCGTCCGCATTCGATGACGTGACCGACTACTGGTCGCCGAAAGTCGTCGCGCAGGTCAACGATCAGTACATGAAACTCGCGAAGGTGAAGGGCGAGCTGACGTGGCATAGCCATCGCGACGAGGACGAGCTGTTCTACATCCTGCGCGGCCATCTGCGGATGGAATACGAAGGCGGTCGCGTGGTCGAACTCTCCGAAGGGATGGTGCATGTCGTGCCGAAGGGCGTGCTGCACAACCCGGTCGCGCACGACGAGTGCTGGATCGTGCTGATCGAAGCGGTATCGACCCGCCATACCGGCGACGTCCAGACGCCGCTGACGCGATCGATCGAGGAGCAGTTGAAGTAACGGGAAGCAGGGGCCGTTCCGCGCGACGCGATGCTGCAGCGTGCCGGCCGCGCAAAGAATTTTGTTGTGTCGTGTCGAACCGGCGGATCGCCGTTCGTCGTGCAACGAAAGCGCGCAAATCGCGCTTCGGACGACGAACAGGAGGCGGTCATGCACGGCGCGACGAAAAGGCGAGGGAAGGGGAGTCGAACGGGTATCTCCGTGCGTACTTCCGCGCGGCATCCCACGCGCACACGTACACGCACGCCGCGAAGCCACGCCGTGACAGCAAGACTCGCATCGCCGTCCCGCTCCGCCATCGCCACGCAAGCACGCCGTAATACACCGAGCCTTGAGCGCGACGCGCAGGAATGCGACACTCGCGAAGCCGCTTCATCGCGGCTTCGCGAGCCGGCGTTCCCCGGCGATCCTCTTCCTTATCTGGAGCACGAAGATGCAGTTGATCGGCATGCTGGACTCCCCTTACGTGCGTCGCGTCGCAATTTCTCTCGGCGTGCTCGGCTTGCCGTTCGAGCGTCACAACGTGTCGGTGTTTCGCGACTACGACACGTTCGTGAAGATCAATCCGGTCGTGAAGGCGCCGACGTTCATCGAGGACGACGGCACGTTGCTGATCGAGTCGTCGCTGATCCTCGATCATCTGGATTACAAGGTCGCGCCGGCAGAGCGGCTGATGCCCGAGGACCCAGCCGCGCGGCTGCAGCTCGTCGGCTTCGCGCTCGCTGCCACGGAAAAAGCCATGCAGCAGGTGTACGAGCGCCACTTGCGGCCCGTCGAGCGGCAGCACGAACCGTGGGTGGACCGCGTGAACACGCAGATGCACGCGGCGTACACGCAGCTCGAGTCGATGATCGCGAATCGCGAAGGCTGGCTGTGCGGCGAACGGCTGATGCAGCCGGACATCACGATCGCGGTGGCGTGGCGCTTCACGGACTTCATGCTGCCGGGTGCGCTGGATCCGGTCCGCTATCCGGCGCTCGCAGCGTTGTCGGCGCGCGCGGAGGCGCTGCCGGAGTTCATCGCGACGCCGCTCGACTAGGCGTCGAACCCGCGCCGGCGGGCGTGCCGAGCGTCCGCCACGCACGGTCCGCCGCGCTGCCGGCGATTGTTCGCTTCACGCGACAAGTGACTTCGTATTCCGCCCATTTATCTGCGGGCGCTGGGTTCCTAAAATGCTCTCATCGAAACGTCATTTGCAGCGCAGCGCCGAAGCGGCTCCGCGCGATGGGAGCGGCCATGAAGGATCTGATCGAACGACAGCTATATCACCCGGCACTCGTGCTGCCGATGGTCTCGCTCATGCAATTGATGGTGTCGCAGGATTTCAATCTCGGGCAGGTGGGTTTCATGGTCGCGACGCGCGGTGCTCAGGCCGCGTTGCAGCGCTCGCGCCGGCTGTTCCATCACGGCGACTGCGGCGATTGCGCGGCTTGATGCGCGGTTCACTGATGACAATGCGCAAGCGCACAGGAGCTATCCACATCGAGGCGTAAGATGACGCGGA
This portion of the Paraburkholderia flava genome encodes:
- a CDS encoding LysR substrate-binding domain-containing protein codes for the protein MARNLVHNLDISLVRTFVAVAERGSMTVAANTLHLTQGAVSQQIKRLEESFGSSLFERVGRQLELTQVGERFLGKAKRLLGMNDEIWADMAARPLAGQVRLGVPYDLVGASFSPIFKAFTEAWPNVEMSIVCGSSPELADWLARGSLDLAVVEEPATHAGGECLRVERLVWVGARGGNAHLKRPLPISMVTDTCAFRDSVLDALREHDIEWRTVFESGNIEATTATVRTGLAITAWLVSTVPADLDILGADAKLPELPPFAISLYLPEHGGSPVARELAQFVRDGLLKQHRAAAA
- a CDS encoding LysE family translocator, which codes for MSVLSSVSTAGAGSLAPLLLFVVVATITPGGATALATASGSRFGFRRSIPLMAGIAVGLASLAAASAAGLASVLLAAPALQTAMKAIGSAYLLWLAWQIARSGPPDLRRGAQASAMPTTLVGGACLLWLNPKGWAMALGAAASFAMLANGPLHLALLLACAFGGSALVSMALWCAAGVLLARLLRTPRQWRTVNTVLGILLAVSIIPMWR
- a CDS encoding cupin domain-containing protein; protein product: MSKAGFAEAFDLASAFDDVTDYWSPKVVAQVNDQYMKLAKVKGELTWHSHRDEDELFYILRGHLRMEYEGGRVVELSEGMVHVVPKGVLHNPVAHDECWIVLIEAVSTRHTGDVQTPLTRSIEEQLK
- a CDS encoding glutathione S-transferase family protein, with product MQLIGMLDSPYVRRVAISLGVLGLPFERHNVSVFRDYDTFVKINPVVKAPTFIEDDGTLLIESSLILDHLDYKVAPAERLMPEDPAARLQLVGFALAATEKAMQQVYERHLRPVERQHEPWVDRVNTQMHAAYTQLESMIANREGWLCGERLMQPDITIAVAWRFTDFMLPGALDPVRYPALAALSARAEALPEFIATPLD